One stretch of Manis pentadactyla isolate mManPen7 chromosome 10, mManPen7.hap1, whole genome shotgun sequence DNA includes these proteins:
- the LOC118926494 gene encoding olfactory receptor 10C1-like, whose product MSVSEPVISGNQSLCTKFTFVAFSSLAELQPVLFTVFLIIYLFTVGGNLTIISLIRITPSLHTSMYFFLFNLSLLEMCYITSVVPQMLVHLLVETKTISVGGCAAQMYVFTILGLTECCLLAAMAYDRFVAICYPLHYTLLMGPSVCWKLAAASWITGVVVESAQTTWIFTLPFCGAGKIQHFFCDIMPVVKLACVDTSHNETVMFFLSVLFIMSPCLLILCSYIRILATILRIPSAAGRRKALSTCSSHILVVSLFYGTALFTYLQPKSAHTPETDRATALTYTVVTPALNPVIYTLRNKEVKEAFLRITQRNALRRTV is encoded by the coding sequence ATGTCTGTCTCTGAGCCTGTAATAAGTGGAAACCAGTCTCTCTGCACCAAATTCACATTTGTggctttttcctctctagctgagTTACAGCCTGtgctcttcactgtgttcctaaTCATTTACTTGTTTACTGTGGGAGGAAACCTCACCATCATCTCCCTGATCCGGATCACCCCTTCCCTGCACACCTCTATGTATTTCTTCCTGTTTAACCTCTCCCTTCTGGAGATGTGCTATATTACCAGTGTGGTGCCTCAGATGCTGGTGCACCTGTTGGTGGAGACCAAAACCATAAGTGTGGGAGGGTGTGCAGCTCAGATGTATGTATTTACCATCTTGGGACTGACAGAATGCTGCCTGCTGGCAGCCATGGCTTATGACCGCTTTGTAGCTATCTGCTACCCACTGCATTATACTCTCCTGATGGGCCCTAGTGTGTGTTGGAAACTGGCGGCAGCATCCTGGATCACCGGAGTGGTGGTGGAGTCAGCCCAGACCACCTGGATCTTCACTCTGCCCTTCTGTGGAGCAGGAAAGATCCAGCACTTTTTTTGCGACATCATGCCTGTAGTGAAACTGGCTTGTGTTGATACCTCCCACAATGAGActgtgatgttttttctctctgtgctcttCATTATGAGTCCCTGCTTGCTCATTCTGTGCTCCTACATTCGAATTCTGGCGACCATCTTGAGAATCCCTTCAGCAGCTGGCAGACGCAAAGCTCTCTCCACTTGTTCTTCTCACATCCTGGTGGTTTCTCTGTTCTATGGCACTGCCTTGTTCACTTATCTCCAGCCTAAGAGTGCACACACCCCAGAAACAGACAGAGCAACTGCACTCACGTACACGGTGGTCACACCTGCGCTCAATCCTGTCATCTACACCTTGAGGAACAAGGAAGTAAAGGAAGCCTTTCTAAGGATAACACAAAGGAACGCCCTCAGACGAACGGTCTAA